A genomic window from Levilactobacillus yonginensis includes:
- a CDS encoding ATP-binding cassette domain-containing protein codes for MTTNPVLQITHLQKSFGHFQALKDITFDVHPGEVFGFIGPNGAGKSTTIRVLLGIIRASGGSASIFGQNVWHDSVKIHQRLAYVPGDVYLWPNLTGGEIIDLLLKMNGTAHSEKTDELIKRFGLDPTKKARTYSKGNRQKVALIAAFSQDADFYIFDEPTSGLDPLNERIFQEAVLDLKARGKAVLLSSHILSEVERMCDRIGIIREGQIIETGSLAEMRHLTRTMITVTLGDSFDVTTLAGVHGVTTGHQPQEWQFAVEDAQLKAVMATLAQHDIVALQSTPPTLEDLFMHYYTGKE; via the coding sequence ATGACAACTAATCCTGTACTGCAAATCACCCATTTACAAAAAAGTTTCGGCCATTTTCAGGCTCTAAAAGATATCACGTTTGACGTCCACCCCGGCGAAGTCTTCGGCTTTATTGGCCCCAACGGCGCTGGTAAATCCACCACAATTCGCGTCCTACTGGGAATCATCCGGGCCAGCGGTGGAAGTGCCAGTATCTTCGGTCAAAACGTTTGGCACGACAGCGTCAAGATTCATCAGCGCCTGGCCTACGTTCCCGGCGACGTTTACCTGTGGCCAAATCTGACTGGTGGTGAAATCATCGACCTCCTGCTCAAGATGAACGGGACGGCCCACTCCGAAAAAACCGACGAACTCATTAAACGTTTCGGCCTCGACCCCACCAAGAAGGCCCGCACCTATTCAAAGGGAAACCGCCAAAAGGTTGCGCTCATTGCGGCCTTTTCCCAGGACGCAGATTTCTACATCTTTGACGAACCCACTTCTGGTCTCGATCCCCTGAACGAGCGAATCTTTCAAGAAGCCGTTCTGGATTTAAAGGCGCGCGGCAAAGCCGTCCTTTTATCCAGTCACATTCTGTCAGAGGTTGAACGCATGTGTGATCGGATTGGTATCATCCGTGAAGGCCAAATTATTGAGACCGGTAGTTTAGCCGAGATGCGTCACCTGACGCGCACCATGATCACCGTCACGTTAGGCGATAGTTTTGACGTCACAACGTTAGCAGGCGTGCATGGCGTAACTACTGGCCACCAGCCTCAAGAATGGCAATTCGCGGTAGAAGATGCCCAGCTAAAAGCCGTTATGGCCACACTAGCGCAGCACGACATCGTGGCTTTGCAAAGCACGCCACCCACGCTGGAAGACCTCTTCATGCACTACTACACGGGAAAGGAGTGA
- a CDS encoding helix-turn-helix domain-containing protein: MPRAKFSAMEKLALINEFEASGLSSTAFGKANGLGEHTVAQWLDRYHRDGLDGLREAKKNHHYSSAFKLQVIYAFLNGEGSAQELAMKYGLRSFSQVMTWVSKYNRDKTVTASPSRKQVPKMSRKTTWEERIEVVEFITKHKHSYSEAAEHYQVSYQQARSWVMKAKDGGYEVLRDNRGRRKAQKEVTDLDKANLRIRQLEGQVADMKLLEEFVKKYRRIL; this comes from the coding sequence ATGCCAAGAGCCAAGTTTAGTGCCATGGAGAAGCTGGCATTGATTAACGAATTTGAGGCTTCGGGACTATCAAGTACAGCCTTTGGAAAAGCAAATGGTTTAGGTGAGCATACGGTGGCTCAGTGGCTAGATCGATACCACCGTGATGGCCTTGATGGACTGAGGGAAGCCAAGAAAAATCATCACTACAGTAGTGCCTTCAAACTACAGGTTATCTATGCCTTTTTGAACGGTGAAGGTTCCGCACAGGAACTAGCTATGAAGTATGGTTTACGTTCATTTTCCCAAGTAATGACTTGGGTTTCCAAGTATAATAGGGACAAAACTGTGACGGCGTCGCCGTCAAGAAAGCAGGTCCCGAAAATGAGTCGAAAAACCACGTGGGAAGAGCGTATTGAAGTCGTTGAATTCATTACCAAACACAAGCACTCATATAGCGAAGCGGCCGAACATTATCAAGTCTCCTATCAGCAGGCTCGTTCATGGGTTATGAAGGCTAAAGATGGCGGATATGAGGTTCTAAGAGACAACCGTGGGCGCCGTAAGGCACAAAAAGAAGTGACCGACCTAGACAAAGCGAATCTACGGATTCGACAATTGGAAGGTCAGGTCGCCGACATGAAACTACTGGAAGAATTTGTAAAAAAATATCGGCGAATTTTATAA
- a CDS encoding TetR/AcrR family transcriptional regulator codes for MATNRERKQRQRQSILAAGMKLFMRDGYKPTHIKAVAAEAGVSQVTLYKYFDSKLELGHQVVIDLINQGYASFQETVDNQQMSFTEVVKWMMTTKVAMSDGLNPDFYSFVIDEMQGNLGSHAVKDAYEAGKKEFWGAMVARGRAAGSINPAISNEALMLFLDMYVDFFSRAKVGPAEYQHLVDQLMHLFFYGLVGGPVPPKPEQPS; via the coding sequence ATGGCGACAAATCGGGAAAGAAAGCAACGCCAACGCCAGAGTATTCTGGCCGCGGGAATGAAATTATTTATGCGGGATGGCTACAAGCCGACCCACATTAAAGCGGTGGCGGCCGAGGCGGGCGTTTCCCAAGTCACGTTGTACAAGTATTTTGATAGTAAGCTGGAGCTCGGACATCAGGTTGTCATCGATTTAATTAATCAGGGGTACGCGAGTTTTCAGGAAACTGTCGACAATCAGCAGATGTCTTTTACCGAAGTTGTTAAGTGGATGATGACGACTAAGGTCGCGATGAGTGACGGTCTGAACCCCGATTTTTACAGCTTTGTGATTGATGAAATGCAGGGTAATTTAGGAAGTCATGCAGTTAAGGACGCTTATGAAGCGGGTAAAAAGGAATTTTGGGGCGCCATGGTAGCTCGTGGTCGCGCCGCCGGAAGTATTAACCCGGCAATTTCCAATGAAGCCTTAATGCTATTTCTAGATATGTACGTCGACTTCTTTAGTCGCGCTAAAGTGGGACCAGCTGAGTATCAACACTTGGTTGATCAGTTGATGCATCTCTTTTTCTACGGGCTCGTTGGGGGCCCTGTGCCACCCAAGCCAGAACAGCCATCTTAG
- a CDS encoding HD domain-containing protein: MTVATVLTAVHEFSQAKMGDDETGHGFDHIQRVVGLADRLIQSYPEADRVVTVTAAYLHDVIDEKLVTDTEAASAEVEQFLTAQGFSTAQISTIFLIMDNMSYHKTLDGTAKPLPLEGQIVQDADRLDAIGAIGISRAIYFGGHFGEKIYDPAVKPRTTMTHAEYRNLDNETIINHFYEKLLTLKELMNTAAAKQLAEHRQQVMLDFLAEYKAEWNAEA, encoded by the coding sequence ATGACAGTAGCAACAGTATTAACAGCAGTTCATGAATTTTCGCAAGCTAAAATGGGGGATGATGAAACGGGCCACGGGTTCGATCACATTCAGCGGGTGGTGGGGTTGGCCGACCGCTTAATTCAGTCATATCCCGAGGCTGACCGTGTGGTGACGGTGACTGCCGCCTACCTACATGACGTCATTGACGAAAAATTAGTAACGGACACTGAAGCAGCGAGTGCCGAGGTCGAGCAATTTCTAACGGCGCAAGGATTTTCCACCGCGCAAATTTCCACAATTTTTTTGATTATGGATAACATGTCTTATCACAAAACCTTGGATGGGACCGCTAAGCCGTTACCCTTGGAAGGTCAAATCGTGCAGGACGCTGATCGCTTAGACGCTATTGGGGCCATTGGTATTTCGCGGGCTATTTATTTTGGCGGTCACTTCGGTGAAAAGATTTATGATCCAGCGGTGAAGCCCAGAACGACCATGACTCACGCTGAATACCGCAATTTGGACAACGAAACCATCATCAATCATTTTTACGAAAAACTCCTTACATTGAAGGAGTTGATGAACACGGCGGCGGCAAAGCAGTTGGCTGAACACCGTCAGCAAGTTATGTTAGATTTTCTAGCTGAATACAAGGCAGAATGGAATGCGGAAGCTTAG
- a CDS encoding IS30 family transposase: MKEVFVLMQEQLTMNRPKGHHLTLKERGNIEVYFNHDKLSRRKIAELLGVSPQTINNEIKRGLVTNKKIVNGNVVFYEVYVAELADQRYHENRKACHRPCKFFQAADFIAFFVEHFKTDGWAPDAAVGRAKVLNLFRPDEMVCTQTLYKYIDEQLLEVCNLDLTEKMRRRLPKHVNHKNKRVMGRSIEERPAEVDSRKTFGHFEIDTIVGKRDGHESVIMTLIERQTRFQFIRLIDGRDADSVEYALREILAEYGPVIKSITADNGPEFALLSEALRSVAPVFHTHPFTSSERGTNEVHNRMVRYDFPKGMSLDAVSPRAVARTADKLNNTPRRLLGFQTPAELFAAACG, encoded by the coding sequence ATGAAAGAGGTCTTCGTCTTGATGCAAGAACAGCTTACCATGAATCGTCCCAAGGGTCACCATCTAACTTTGAAAGAGCGTGGAAACATTGAGGTCTACTTTAACCACGACAAGCTTTCTCGGCGGAAGATTGCTGAGTTACTTGGCGTTAGCCCGCAAACCATAAACAACGAAATCAAGCGAGGCTTGGTAACCAATAAGAAAATCGTTAACGGTAACGTAGTCTTCTATGAGGTCTACGTGGCGGAACTAGCCGACCAGCGGTACCACGAGAACCGCAAGGCCTGCCACAGGCCTTGTAAGTTCTTCCAGGCGGCTGACTTTATAGCCTTCTTTGTAGAACACTTTAAGACTGATGGCTGGGCTCCAGATGCTGCTGTAGGCCGCGCCAAGGTGTTAAACCTTTTTCGGCCTGACGAGATGGTCTGTACCCAAACGTTGTACAAGTACATCGACGAACAACTTTTAGAGGTCTGTAACTTAGATCTTACCGAGAAAATGCGGCGGCGACTACCCAAGCACGTTAATCACAAAAATAAGCGTGTAATGGGACGGAGTATTGAAGAACGTCCGGCTGAAGTTGACTCTCGCAAGACGTTTGGTCATTTCGAGATTGATACTATCGTTGGTAAACGTGATGGCCATGAGAGTGTGATTATGACCCTGATTGAGCGTCAAACTCGCTTCCAATTTATCCGTCTGATTGACGGGCGTGACGCCGATTCGGTTGAGTACGCCCTGCGAGAAATCCTCGCAGAGTATGGACCAGTTATCAAGTCGATCACCGCTGATAACGGACCTGAGTTTGCCTTGCTGAGCGAGGCATTGCGTTCAGTGGCACCAGTCTTTCATACGCACCCGTTCACCTCTAGTGAACGGGGAACCAATGAGGTCCATAACCGGATGGTCCGCTATGACTTTCCCAAAGGCATGTCCTTAGACGCCGTAAGTCCTCGGGCTGTTGCTAGAACAGCGGACAAGTTGAATAACACACCTCGTCGTCTGCTAGGCTTCCAGACTCCCGCCGAACTCTTCGCCGCCGCCTGCGGCTAG
- a CDS encoding aggregation promoting factor surface protein gives MKLKSFFMVIVTVLTLAVPSVTSVVTPATTAAASTTYVSRLSKKEKKAKAWIAMKESGGNYRARNGRYYGKYQLTISMLRGDYSKSNQEKTADKYAHSRYGTWTKAKRHWLGYGWF, from the coding sequence TTGAAGTTAAAATCATTTTTCATGGTCATCGTGACGGTGCTTACGTTGGCCGTTCCTAGCGTCACATCCGTTGTGACTCCAGCAACGACAGCAGCAGCCAGTACAACCTATGTTTCTCGGTTATCTAAGAAAGAAAAGAAGGCTAAGGCCTGGATTGCTATGAAGGAGTCTGGCGGTAACTACCGTGCTCGTAATGGTCGTTACTACGGGAAGTATCAATTAACGATCTCCATGTTACGTGGAGACTACAGCAAGTCGAACCAAGAAAAGACCGCTGATAAGTACGCGCACAGTCGTTACGGTACGTGGACAAAGGCCAAACGTCACTGGTTAGGCTACGGCTGGTTCTAA
- a CDS encoding ABC transporter permease, with the protein MSRYGRTGQLVRLNLRRDRFRILMWILILAALMASVAWKFEGIYGTPTEINAIKGTLASPGIVAMFGAFSFSGKVTTAEIFANEMLLFMGLIQVVMNLALSVHATRAEEDLGITELVRAHAVGTLAPLSAAAIELVLVNGLLGLLYGAGLTAANMPGATTQGNWLIGIGLAAAGLLFGMLGLLTAQVADHSSSATGLAYTLFGLSYLARMVTDVQHPKLTWWSPLGWVEKLAPYNQQPAWLPVWLSLGLALIFLAIAFWANNHRDLGAGAITTRPGRKQASIFLRGPVSLIWRRQRNVLIGWLVGIIIFGTAYGTVFNTIGDILKTNPTMQQVFGATMVHEANHSILVSFTALLAVVMAAVSVIPGMQLILKLHTDETRGWLEALYARPLSRTRLLFSYVGTAFITSTLAYIGGLAGIVVMGDASLTHVKDGISASEFWQAVAAQLPEIWVFLALSVLLVGCWPRMKSLSWAYLALGFVSVYMGSLLKLPGWVKNLTPAGWMPRVPIHDVNWATFSWMVALALVLVLIGWLGYRRRDLHMS; encoded by the coding sequence ATGTCTCGTTATGGACGTACTGGCCAACTGGTTCGGTTAAACTTACGCCGGGACCGGTTTCGCATTCTCATGTGGATTCTTATTCTGGCCGCGCTAATGGCCAGCGTTGCCTGGAAATTTGAAGGAATCTACGGCACCCCTACTGAAATCAACGCTATCAAAGGAACGTTAGCCAGCCCCGGCATTGTTGCCATGTTTGGCGCCTTTTCCTTTAGTGGCAAAGTCACCACAGCCGAGATTTTTGCTAACGAAATGCTCCTGTTCATGGGGCTAATTCAGGTTGTGATGAACCTGGCCCTGAGTGTACACGCAACGCGGGCTGAAGAAGATTTAGGTATTACTGAGCTCGTGCGGGCACACGCCGTGGGAACGTTAGCCCCACTTTCAGCCGCGGCGATTGAGCTTGTCTTAGTCAACGGTTTGTTGGGACTTCTCTATGGTGCTGGACTGACCGCTGCAAACATGCCCGGCGCTACCACCCAAGGTAATTGGTTGATTGGCATCGGCTTAGCAGCCGCGGGTCTGTTATTCGGCATGCTGGGGCTCCTGACCGCCCAGGTCGCCGATCACTCATCAAGTGCCACTGGCCTGGCTTACACGTTGTTTGGCTTGAGTTACCTGGCCCGGATGGTCACCGACGTTCAGCATCCCAAGCTAACGTGGTGGTCACCACTGGGCTGGGTGGAAAAGTTGGCACCCTACAACCAACAACCTGCCTGGCTGCCGGTCTGGTTGAGTTTAGGTCTAGCGCTCATCTTCTTAGCCATTGCCTTTTGGGCCAATAATCACCGGGACCTAGGTGCTGGCGCCATCACGACCCGACCTGGCCGCAAACAAGCTTCCATTTTCTTACGCGGCCCCGTCTCTCTGATTTGGCGACGGCAACGTAACGTGCTAATTGGCTGGTTGGTCGGTATCATCATCTTTGGCACCGCCTACGGGACGGTCTTCAACACCATTGGCGACATCCTAAAGACCAATCCGACCATGCAGCAGGTCTTCGGCGCCACCATGGTCCACGAGGCCAACCACAGCATTCTAGTGAGTTTTACTGCCCTGTTAGCCGTAGTAATGGCTGCCGTTTCCGTTATTCCCGGGATGCAGTTGATTTTAAAGCTACACACCGATGAGACCCGTGGTTGGTTGGAAGCCCTCTACGCCCGGCCTTTGAGCCGCACCCGCCTATTATTCAGTTACGTAGGTACGGCATTTATCACCAGCACGTTGGCTTACATTGGCGGCTTAGCGGGTATTGTCGTTATGGGTGACGCCAGTCTAACGCACGTTAAAGATGGTATTAGTGCTTCAGAATTTTGGCAGGCCGTAGCCGCCCAACTTCCTGAAATCTGGGTATTTCTCGCGTTGAGCGTATTACTTGTTGGTTGCTGGCCACGGATGAAATCACTGAGCTGGGCGTACCTTGCGCTGGGCTTCGTGAGTGTCTACATGGGCAGTCTCCTGAAGCTCCCGGGCTGGGTCAAAAATCTAACACCGGCTGGCTGGATGCCACGAGTCCCGATTCACGACGTTAACTGGGCCACATTTAGCTGGATGGTTGCGTTGGCTCTGGTGCTGGTTTTAATCGGTTGGCTTGGCTACCGGCGACGTGACCTACACATGAGCTAA
- a CDS encoding YhgE/Pip domain-containing protein — MFKSEWQFLCQHKEMYVVLFMIALIPAIYCFLYLSSMWNTYGHTDDLPVAVVNHNHPVTFHNHRIAIGQSLTHNLKTSTSLDFHQLSDTTANHQLRQGKIYLIVTIPHNFSQNATTLLTKTPQRLRLHYQINSGANFIVSKMTTGVANTITAKVSHSVTQLESTTLLQALRGSTAGMSRAAAGNTQLTSGTQRLLNGNQQLQTATTPTHDPALSAGLTASMTGLLRLEQGNAELSDALTTGSGRLAGIQTGPANATAITQPIVAQTHDVASVPNNGTGMAPFAIAIGLYVGGIALGTMYDGHRTYERPQSALNWWGSKALLIGGVAILQSGILASTLALANHLAARSQVELLAAIFLGSLLFLSLIFCLRLLLGGFGTWLISIVLVFQLASSGGLYPLPLVSPLARLVNPWLPMTYLIQVLRSAISTNVSLPGAWLMMIAMTVGFNLLIILRFHLDLKRNQLAD, encoded by the coding sequence ATGTTCAAAAGTGAATGGCAATTTCTTTGTCAACATAAGGAAATGTACGTCGTCCTGTTTATGATTGCCTTGATTCCCGCAATCTATTGTTTCCTGTACCTCTCCTCCATGTGGAACACGTATGGCCACACAGACGACCTCCCCGTTGCCGTCGTTAACCACAACCATCCCGTTACCTTCCACAACCATCGCATTGCCATTGGCCAATCCCTGACGCATAACTTGAAAACCTCCACTTCCCTAGACTTTCATCAACTGAGCGATACCACTGCCAATCATCAGTTACGTCAAGGGAAAATCTATCTAATTGTCACCATCCCTCATAACTTCTCACAGAATGCGACAACTCTTCTGACTAAAACTCCTCAAAGACTACGCCTTCACTATCAGATCAATTCCGGTGCTAACTTCATCGTCTCTAAAATGACGACCGGTGTGGCGAACACAATTACAGCTAAGGTCAGCCACAGCGTCACTCAACTGGAATCAACTACCCTTCTACAAGCGCTACGGGGAAGTACGGCCGGCATGAGCCGTGCCGCTGCTGGTAACACCCAGTTAACCAGTGGCACTCAGCGACTCTTAAATGGCAATCAACAACTGCAAACTGCTACAACGCCGACTCACGATCCAGCACTATCTGCAGGACTCACTGCCTCAATGACCGGCCTACTGCGCCTAGAGCAAGGCAATGCAGAGCTGAGTGACGCTCTCACTACCGGCAGTGGTCGACTGGCCGGTATTCAAACTGGACCGGCCAACGCGACTGCCATTACCCAACCAATCGTCGCGCAGACACATGACGTGGCCAGCGTTCCAAACAATGGGACCGGCATGGCCCCCTTTGCTATTGCCATTGGCCTCTACGTTGGTGGGATTGCCCTAGGGACCATGTACGACGGTCACCGAACTTATGAACGACCCCAGTCGGCCCTGAACTGGTGGGGCAGCAAAGCCTTGCTAATCGGCGGGGTTGCTATTCTTCAGAGTGGTATTCTCGCCAGCACGTTGGCTCTTGCGAATCACCTTGCCGCCCGTTCGCAGGTTGAATTACTGGCAGCGATTTTTCTCGGGTCACTGCTATTTCTCTCCCTCATCTTCTGCCTGCGACTCTTACTAGGCGGTTTTGGCACTTGGCTCATCTCCATCGTGCTCGTCTTCCAGTTAGCCAGCTCCGGTGGCCTCTACCCCCTGCCGCTAGTTAGCCCTTTGGCCAGACTAGTGAATCCTTGGCTACCCATGACCTACTTGATTCAAGTTCTCCGTTCGGCAATCTCCACCAATGTAAGTCTTCCCGGGGCTTGGCTGATGATGATTGCCATGACTGTGGGTTTCAACTTATTGATCATCCTTCGCTTTCATTTAGACTTAAAACGGAATCAGCTTGCTGATTGA
- a CDS encoding IS3 family transposase produces the protein MKQQHRLAYRAISEVSQGKHGAITKLLSYVGVSRQAYNKFLHRQETVWGAQEKLLEERITYWFKQHHQAIGAGKILSNLNRDEQITFDVTIKRVKRIMGNLGIRCQIRVKKHHRIKEQEQYMQDNLLNQNFTATAPNQVWLSDSTELSYGVNGQFKMRLSGVLDLYGRVLIASNLSKTETADAEIEVFRRAFEYAGDVNPVVHTDRGSAYTSKQFNNFLVPYEVTRSMSRPGTPCDNAPMERWWNEFKTHWMDRHPMPKTYEEFEALVKEGIHYFNHLDRSPARNDLTPVEYRSEAA, from the coding sequence GTGAAACAACAACATCGACTGGCATATCGGGCAATCAGCGAGGTCAGTCAAGGGAAACACGGTGCCATCACAAAATTATTGTCATACGTCGGCGTGAGCCGGCAAGCCTACAATAAGTTCCTCCACCGTCAAGAAACGGTCTGGGGCGCTCAAGAAAAGCTACTAGAAGAACGCATCACATATTGGTTTAAACAACATCATCAAGCAATCGGTGCTGGTAAGATTTTATCAAACCTGAACCGAGACGAGCAGATCACCTTTGACGTTACCATTAAGCGAGTCAAACGCATTATGGGTAACCTAGGGATTCGATGCCAGATTCGGGTCAAGAAGCATCATAGAATCAAGGAACAAGAACAGTACATGCAAGATAATCTTTTGAACCAAAATTTTACGGCCACCGCCCCTAATCAGGTTTGGCTGTCCGATTCAACTGAATTATCTTACGGCGTTAATGGGCAGTTCAAAATGCGGTTGAGCGGCGTTTTGGACCTTTACGGACGGGTCTTGATTGCCTCTAACTTAAGTAAAACAGAAACAGCAGATGCCGAAATCGAAGTATTTCGGCGGGCTTTTGAGTACGCTGGTGACGTCAATCCGGTAGTTCATACTGACCGCGGATCGGCTTATACGTCCAAACAATTCAATAACTTTCTGGTCCCCTACGAAGTCACACGCAGTATGTCACGACCGGGTACGCCTTGCGATAACGCGCCAATGGAACGTTGGTGGAATGAGTTCAAGACGCATTGGATGGATCGTCATCCAATGCCCAAAACCTACGAAGAATTTGAAGCGCTGGTAAAGGAAGGAATCCACTACTTCAATCACCTAGATCGCTCACCAGCAAGAAACGACCTCACCCCGGTAGAATACCGGAGTGAGGCCGCTTAG
- a CDS encoding acetate/propionate family kinase yields the protein MAKTLAINAGSSTLKWKLFSMPEEKVIASGLVDRLNLPGSIFKVKLADGKKITDTQDNITNELAAAMVLTRLKSYGIVKHLSEITGVGHRIVAGGEVFKDSAVITPIVLKQIKELKDYAPLHNPVQAYYVEVFQKLLPDAKQVAVFDTSLYADMPAVNYMYSIPYEYYEKFGARKYGAHGTSHRYVAHRTAELLGKPLEELKLITLHLGSGSSVTAFDHGHAIDTSMGFTPLAGVMMGTRSGDIDASLVAFLAEKLHKTMPEMIDVLNNKSGLLGISELSPDQRDLEQTQDERPKSKLALQMFVDRVVRYVGSYIAELGGLDAIVFTAGSGENGVEMRQAVADKLSYFGIAIDPVKNDFRGEEHIVSPDGSRIKTLVVPTNEELMIVRDVERLAK from the coding sequence ATGGCAAAAACATTAGCAATTAACGCAGGTAGTTCAACACTGAAGTGGAAACTCTTTTCCATGCCCGAAGAAAAGGTCATCGCATCGGGCTTGGTTGACCGTTTGAACTTACCCGGTTCCATTTTTAAAGTGAAATTAGCGGACGGTAAAAAGATTACCGATACGCAGGATAACATTACGAATGAACTCGCAGCAGCAATGGTGCTGACGCGGTTGAAGTCCTACGGTATCGTAAAACATCTTAGCGAAATTACTGGGGTGGGTCACCGAATCGTTGCTGGTGGTGAAGTCTTCAAAGACTCTGCTGTCATTACGCCAATCGTGCTCAAGCAGATTAAGGAACTGAAAGATTACGCGCCACTTCACAACCCTGTGCAAGCGTACTACGTGGAAGTCTTCCAGAAGTTACTGCCAGATGCCAAGCAGGTCGCTGTCTTTGACACGTCGTTGTACGCTGACATGCCCGCAGTTAACTATATGTACAGTATTCCTTACGAATACTATGAAAAATTTGGTGCCAGAAAGTATGGCGCTCATGGAACCAGTCACCGGTATGTGGCTCATCGGACGGCTGAATTGTTGGGCAAACCGCTAGAGGAACTCAAGCTGATCACGCTGCATTTAGGCTCTGGTTCGTCCGTCACGGCTTTTGACCATGGTCACGCTATCGATACCTCAATGGGCTTCACGCCGCTCGCAGGGGTCATGATGGGGACCCGTTCCGGGGACATTGACGCTTCACTGGTTGCCTTTCTGGCTGAAAAGCTCCACAAGACCATGCCAGAGATGATCGACGTCTTAAATAACAAGTCTGGTTTACTTGGTATTTCAGAACTCTCACCCGACCAGCGGGATTTGGAACAGACGCAGGATGAACGGCCGAAGTCGAAGCTGGCCCTGCAGATGTTTGTTGACCGCGTTGTTCGTTACGTGGGGAGTTACATCGCTGAATTAGGTGGCTTAGATGCCATCGTCTTCACGGCGGGTTCTGGTGAAAATGGTGTTGAAATGCGCCAGGCGGTTGCTGACAAGCTGAGCTATTTTGGTATTGCCATTGATCCAGTTAAGAACGATTTTCGCGGGGAAGAACACATTGTGAGTCCTGATGGCAGTCGCATTAAGACGCTAGTTGTACCCACGAATGAAGAATTGATGATCGTGCGCGACGTTGAACGTCTGGCTAAATAG
- a CDS encoding TetR/AcrR family transcriptional regulator: protein MESNTQVLMTEARLQRAFIKLMAQEGFDRLTVQKLTRIAGINRGTFYLHYLDKFDLLAHYEGELVQQVTEIFQRYTKPVRVTDTSPTRDAFWQFFQYAYRQRALLITLLQSPASSLMTQTKAVINQVVGVPLTKEMPTDFAQELISQGILDFIIFWLTRPEVLAPRAAYTIFVQSRTLSPQQLLTE, encoded by the coding sequence ATGGAAAGTAATACGCAGGTATTGATGACGGAAGCTAGATTGCAACGCGCTTTTATTAAATTAATGGCGCAAGAGGGCTTTGACCGGTTGACGGTTCAGAAACTTACTCGGATTGCCGGTATTAATCGCGGAACGTTTTATTTACACTACTTGGATAAGTTTGATCTGTTGGCACACTATGAGGGGGAACTAGTTCAGCAGGTTACTGAGATCTTTCAGCGTTACACCAAGCCAGTACGGGTAACGGATACGTCACCAACGCGGGATGCCTTCTGGCAATTCTTTCAGTACGCCTATCGGCAGCGTGCGCTATTGATCACCCTGCTTCAAAGCCCCGCTTCTAGCCTCATGACTCAGACAAAAGCGGTTATCAATCAGGTCGTTGGGGTCCCACTGACTAAGGAGATGCCCACTGACTTTGCTCAGGAACTCATATCGCAGGGAATCTTGGATTTCATTATTTTTTGGTTAACACGACCAGAAGTATTAGCTCCACGGGCCGCTTACACAATCTTTGTGCAGTCGCGGACCCTTTCACCGCAGCAATTATTGACCGAGTAA